The following coding sequences lie in one Methanococcoides sp. AM1 genomic window:
- a CDS encoding PKD domain-containing protein, whose translation ILPVSDFSANVTEGIAPLSVAFTDLSTNATSWSWDIDADGTEDYSSQNIIHTYDTAGLYTVNLTVSN comes from the coding sequence CTATACTTCCGGTATCCGATTTCAGTGCTAATGTCACTGAAGGTATTGCTCCCCTGAGCGTTGCGTTTACTGATCTGTCAACCAATGCAACGTCATGGTCCTGGGATATTGATGCTGACGGTACTGAGGATTACTCCAGTCAGAATATAATTCATACGTATGATACAGCTGGTTTGTATACTGTCAATCTTACTGTCAGTAATA